The nucleotide sequence GATAGCGTTTAAGCGTTTGCGTCACAAAAGGGAAGCCCACGAACAGGCCCCGGTCGTCTTAAAACAAGAAGGTGACCCAGCCCCCATGCTTGCTCTTTAAAGCGTTGATGCGAATGTAGCGAAACCCGCCCGCGACGAATTCAAACCGACGGCGCGGGAGCGTTGACCGCCCCTGAGACCACCTACAGCTACGACGCCGCAGGCCAACTGCTCAGCACGACCGATCCGCTTGGCCGCACGACCAGTTACATGGGCTCTTGCCCC is from Bremerella sp. JC817 and encodes:
- a CDS encoding RHS repeat domain-containing protein, which encodes MQTDGAGALTAPETTYSYDAAGQLLSTTDPLGRTTSYMGSCPLPSRQR